The Planctomycetia bacterium genome contains the following window.
CTCGAATGATATGGCCGCACTGAACTTCGACTCCAAAGAACCCGGTACCTCGACGCGACGTCGCGGTCTCGGGGCGGCGATCATCAGTACGTGCGATGAGCTGCTGGTGGCCACCGGCTACCTGTTACTGCCGCTGGCCTGGATCGGCGTCCACGGGCGGTTTTTGTCACCGCGCCGCCGAAGTTTGAATCTCTGCGCCGCGACGGGTGTGTTGCTGTGGTTCACGATGGGATACGTGAACGCATCGGCGACGGGCTATCTATCGAGCCGGCATCTGCTGCCGGCCGCGGTGTTTTTACTGCCGGCGGCGGGGCATGGCCTCGCGCGACTACCGTACTTGATTGGACGTCGCTGGCACGGGCTAGTGAGGACAAGTCACGGTGTTGCGCTAGCAACTGTGCTCGTCTGGGCGACGTTCTGCTGTTTGCCGCTGCACGGCGATCGGGCCGGGCATCGCCTGGCGGGCGATTGGTTGGCTGAGCGAGCCGTGCCGCGAGACTGGATTCTCGATAGCTGGGGTTGGACGGCGCTTTACAGCCATGGTGCGACCTATCGCTATGACGCCGCGCGCGAGGCCTTTCAGGATCCGCGGTTGCAGTATGTCGTGGTCGAGGGGCGCGATCTGGACAGCGGTAGCCGTCGGGCGGAAACGTTGCGAGGACTGCTCGACGCACAGGCCGAATGCGTCGCGCGTTTCGATCCGCCGGGCGGGCAAAGTCCCGTATTGATCTTCCATTGGCGGCCGGTTCTGGCACACAATGGGGCGCAGGGGGCGGTGCGCAAATGACTGCGCGGCCGCCGGTTGGGTGCGCTTCGCCTGCGGGGCAATCAAGGACGATTTTTCATGCGCGATCACGTCCGGGCTTTCGTCAATATCGCCGCGGAGAGTTTTGCCGCGCGCGGGCCGGTCTATGAGTTCGGCTCCTACCTAGTCGACGGCGTCGGCGGTATCGGAGATTTGCGCGGCTGCTTTCCCGGTCGGGAATACATCGGCTGCGATATGCGCGAGGGCCCCGGCGTCGATCGGATCGAGGACCTAGGCGAGTTGAATTTGCCGGACAACTCGGCGCGCACCATCATCTGCGTCGACACGCTGGAACACGTCTTCGAAGTCCGCCGCGCGGCCGAGGAAATGCTGCGCGTGTTGGCGCCAGGCGGTCTGATCCTGATCGCGGTCCCGCTCGACTTCCGCATTCATGACTACCCCAGCGACTACTGGCGCCTGACGCCGAGTTGCCTGGAACGGATGCTGGCGCCGCTC
Protein-coding sequences here:
- a CDS encoding methyltransferase domain-containing protein; this translates as MRDHVRAFVNIAAESFAARGPVYEFGSYLVDGVGGIGDLRGCFPGREYIGCDMREGPGVDRIEDLGELNLPDNSARTIICVDTLEHVFEVRRAAEEMLRVLAPGGLILIAVPLDFRIHDYPSDYWRLTPSCLERMLAPLDATLVGWQGVDSFPHTVFAIGAKSPLSVTFAQGSQRFMAAYQAWLSEAAKRIQLRRRLKRRLLAWLRSKGERRRMACEHEARFVLHLQVDGHGQHDWRQAVNELADLGSRLDVNS